One Methanoculleus sp. 7T genomic window carries:
- a CDS encoding DUF3006 domain-containing protein, producing the protein MQDESAFRVSLDRVEEGLAVLLLREDESIRFTLPIALLPEGAREGDILEIAVRRDVLATAEARRRVAERIERLRGMDRK; encoded by the coding sequence ATGCAGGATGAGTCGGCCTTCCGGGTCAGCCTCGACCGGGTCGAGGAGGGGCTGGCCGTTCTCCTCCTGCGGGAAGATGAATCGATCCGCTTCACCCTCCCCATCGCTCTCCTCCCCGAAGGCGCCCGAGAGGGCGATATCCTGGAGATTGCAGTCCGCCGGGACGTCTTGGCGACGGCGGAGGCGCGCCGCCGGGTGGCCGAGCGTATCGAGCGGCTACGGGGGATGGACCGGAAGTAG
- a CDS encoding MATE family efflux transporter — protein sequence MPTDVSEDDTPSNSQKVTEGTKILLADPKTAIIRLSLPMMVAMTLMTLYNVVDAFWVSGLGADALAAVGFSFPLFIITIGLASGLGTGGEAALARMIGARNRDGASSVAMHTVLLMTLLAVAVTIPLSLFAEEIFVLMGAGSAAGLATEYARILFMGTFALLFGEVAYALMHGEGDAKRTMYAMAAGAVANIILDPVLIYTLHMGIAGAAWATILAEVIAAVPMVYWLFVKRDTYVSLRLREFTPDPAVVRDILQVGFPAAAEQLVLALMTLVLNGIIILISSTDGVAIYSVGWRVVSIGLTPILAISTAVVAVTGATYGARAYAKMESALLFAVRLGLGIGLGLAAATYVLAPQIAAVFVAPGDASEIVPGLTAFLRVMSLVYPMVGFGLFSASFFQGTGLGARSLTITIMQSVVLSTLFVWVFAIELGLGLSGVWWGVAAGNAVGAMLGYVWARRYTAELRVGRVAAAA from the coding sequence ATGCCAACAGATGTCTCAGAAGACGACACACCCTCAAATAGTCAGAAAGTTACAGAAGGAACAAAGATACTCCTCGCCGATCCGAAGACCGCGATCATCAGGCTGTCTCTGCCGATGATGGTCGCGATGACCCTCATGACCCTCTACAACGTCGTCGACGCGTTCTGGGTCTCGGGCCTCGGTGCCGATGCTCTTGCTGCTGTCGGGTTCTCATTCCCGCTCTTCATCATAACCATCGGGTTAGCCAGCGGCCTCGGCACCGGCGGTGAAGCGGCGCTCGCGCGGATGATCGGCGCCCGCAACAGGGACGGCGCGAGCAGTGTCGCCATGCACACAGTTCTGCTGATGACCCTCCTCGCCGTCGCCGTCACCATCCCGCTCTCCCTCTTCGCCGAAGAGATCTTCGTCCTCATGGGAGCGGGCAGTGCCGCCGGCCTCGCCACAGAGTATGCCCGGATCCTCTTTATGGGGACGTTCGCTCTCCTCTTCGGCGAGGTCGCCTACGCGCTCATGCACGGAGAAGGAGACGCAAAACGGACCATGTACGCGATGGCGGCCGGAGCAGTGGCGAACATCATCCTCGACCCGGTCCTGATCTACACACTTCACATGGGAATCGCCGGCGCGGCGTGGGCGACGATCCTCGCCGAGGTCATCGCCGCAGTCCCGATGGTCTACTGGCTCTTCGTGAAGAGGGATACTTATGTCTCCCTCCGCCTCCGGGAGTTCACCCCCGACCCTGCGGTCGTGCGGGACATCCTGCAGGTCGGTTTCCCTGCCGCCGCCGAGCAACTGGTGCTCGCTCTGATGACCCTGGTCTTAAACGGCATCATCATCCTCATATCGAGCACCGACGGCGTCGCCATCTACTCGGTCGGATGGCGGGTCGTGAGCATCGGCTTAACCCCGATCCTCGCCATATCGACGGCGGTGGTCGCGGTCACCGGCGCCACCTACGGGGCGCGAGCGTACGCCAAGATGGAGTCCGCACTCCTCTTCGCCGTCAGGCTCGGGCTCGGCATCGGTCTCGGGCTCGCCGCAGCCACATACGTCCTCGCACCCCAGATCGCCGCAGTCTTTGTGGCGCCGGGCGACGCCTCGGAGATCGTCCCGGGACTGACGGCCTTCCTCAGGGTCATGAGCCTCGTCTATCCGATGGTCGGGTTCGGGCTCTTCTCGGCATCGTTCTTCCAAGGGACCGGCCTCGGCGCCCGTTCCCTCACGATCACGATCATGCAGAGCGTCGTCCTCTCGACGCTCTTCGTCTGGGTGTTTGCAATCGAACTCGGGCTCGGCCTCTCAGGCGTCTGGTGGGGGGTTGCCGCAGGCAACGCGGTCGGTGCGATGCTCGGGTACGTCTGGGCACGCCGGTATACCGCAGAGCTCAGGGTCGGGCGGGTTGCCGCAGCGGCGTAA
- a CDS encoding MFS transporter: MLGQHPAADRRTVYTLFIIGFFAIFSTTISKNPVLPLFSQALGAGDAVIGLVAAVSPLAGILFSFPVGVLSDHLGKRRLLIVSGAVFLSAPLLYLLISDPLWLIPIRFFHGTATAILGPVIAAMIVVRFPERKGEVLGQYSSATLIGRTLAPLLGGAIISFFVFYPGLVPYRMVYLTAAIAAVPVAVLILLYREETPAPLTVLPFSAFRRSFATFFANRRLRATALVDMATYFAFGAFETFLPLVLLSRGMGAYQAGILFAVQTLIIAATKPSFGRISDRVDKRIQIVVGLFVLGCSVAAIPFASAFATFLLISALLALGMSLSTVATGAYVADVAEKEEMGASMGALSSIMDIGHSAGPLVTGIIVAAGGFGPGFFASFLIAVAVCGFFALSVRDPASEMGSDMV, from the coding sequence ATGCTTGGGCAGCATCCTGCGGCGGATCGCCGGACGGTATATACTCTCTTCATAATCGGCTTTTTTGCCATCTTCTCGACCACCATCTCGAAGAACCCGGTGCTGCCCCTCTTCTCGCAGGCCCTGGGCGCGGGGGATGCGGTCATCGGTCTGGTTGCGGCGGTCTCCCCGCTCGCCGGGATCCTGTTCTCGTTCCCGGTGGGGGTCCTCTCGGACCACTTGGGCAAGAGGAGGCTGCTCATCGTGTCCGGAGCGGTCTTCCTCTCTGCGCCTCTGCTCTACCTCCTCATCTCCGATCCGCTCTGGCTGATCCCGATCCGGTTCTTCCACGGGACGGCGACCGCAATCCTCGGGCCGGTGATCGCCGCGATGATCGTAGTGCGGTTCCCGGAGAGGAAAGGGGAAGTGCTCGGGCAGTATTCCTCCGCAACCCTGATCGGGCGGACCCTTGCCCCGCTTCTCGGCGGGGCCATCATCTCGTTCTTTGTCTTTTATCCCGGGCTCGTTCCTTATCGGATGGTCTACCTCACCGCAGCAATCGCCGCGGTGCCGGTGGCCGTCCTGATCCTCCTCTACCGGGAGGAGACTCCGGCTCCCCTCACGGTCCTCCCGTTCTCAGCGTTCCGCAGGAGTTTCGCAACGTTCTTCGCGAACCGGAGGCTGCGGGCGACGGCACTTGTGGATATGGCGACCTACTTTGCCTTCGGAGCGTTTGAGACGTTCCTGCCGCTCGTATTGCTTTCTCGGGGGATGGGTGCGTATCAGGCGGGGATCTTGTTTGCCGTCCAGACGCTGATCATCGCGGCGACAAAACCCTCCTTCGGCAGGATCTCCGACCGGGTCGACAAACGTATCCAGATCGTCGTGGGACTCTTTGTTCTGGGGTGCTCGGTCGCCGCTATTCCGTTTGCGTCGGCTTTTGCAACGTTCCTTCTCATAAGCGCCCTTCTCGCTCTCGGCATGTCGCTCTCCACGGTTGCGACCGGTGCATACGTCGCAGACGTTGCAGAGAAGGAAGAGATGGGGGCTTCGATGGGGGCGCTGTCGTCCATCATGGACATCGGGCATTCGGCGGGTCCTCTCGTCACCGGGATCATTGTTGCCGCCGGCGGGTTCGGTCCGGGATTCTTCGCGAGTTTCCTGATCGCCGTGGCGGTCTGCGGGTTCTTTGCGCTGTCTGTCCGGGACCCGGCATCGGAGATGGGGAGTGATATGGTTTAG
- a CDS encoding ATP cone domain-containing protein, whose protein sequence is MGDACGDLAGRKRDRKHYHPRAVQESHLQEVSKLVDVVKLDGRREPFVREKVTVSAMKAGAPPEEARKIGEAIERVAYDGMPSGEIRQRVLEQLRDRNPEWEQNWLMYDRAVKKRGAAAVAGLPAR, encoded by the coding sequence TTGGGGGACGCCTGCGGCGACCTTGCAGGGCGTAAGCGGGACCGGAAGCATTATCATCCCCGGGCGGTTCAGGAGTCCCACCTCCAAGAGGTGAGTAAATTGGTCGATGTTGTCAAACTCGATGGCAGGCGAGAACCGTTCGTGCGGGAGAAGGTAACTGTGAGTGCGATGAAAGCGGGTGCGCCGCCGGAAGAGGCACGGAAGATCGGGGAGGCCATCGAACGGGTCGCTTACGACGGTATGCCCTCCGGTGAGATCCGGCAACGGGTGCTTGAACAACTCCGCGACCGGAACCCGGAATGGGAGCAGAACTGGCTCATGTACGACCGCGCCGTGAAGAAGCGCGGGGCGGCGGCGGTCGCGGGACTGCCGGCCCGCTGA
- a CDS encoding geranylgeranyl reductase family protein, whose amino-acid sequence MLKRCDVIVVGAGPAGSTAARYAAEEGTAVLLIDKRKEIGVPVCCGEFNPTPAVLAEALPNAPGIDELFPVDPGVVQRAIRGFVVTSPKGREYEFDLDGCTVNRDAFDRHLADAAVRAGAVLSSDTKFLGREGRRVATSLGEVEADVVVAADGPLSSVCRSAGMEHSAVLAPAATCRVDGEFGDRLRLFFGNRIAPGGYAWVFPKRGCANVGLGVQRPAPPVPVLLKSFLSQRGFAAGDIQAGFVPVSGPIPETVRGNVLAVGDAAGHVVASNGGGIATAMICGRIAGLAVADHLLRGEPLRAYEREWRSAMGRELLAAARTKRIADRILGSDLLLERMMGLLGSRGIRNVIVFGGRLRRPCRA is encoded by the coding sequence ATGCTGAAGAGGTGCGACGTGATCGTCGTCGGTGCGGGCCCTGCCGGCAGCACCGCCGCGCGCTACGCGGCAGAGGAGGGGACGGCCGTCCTCCTGATCGACAAGAGAAAGGAGATCGGCGTTCCCGTCTGTTGCGGGGAGTTCAACCCGACGCCTGCGGTGCTTGCGGAAGCGCTCCCGAACGCTCCGGGGATTGACGAACTCTTCCCCGTCGACCCAGGCGTTGTCCAGCGAGCGATCCGGGGCTTCGTCGTCACCTCCCCGAAAGGCCGGGAGTACGAGTTCGACCTTGACGGGTGCACTGTCAACCGGGATGCGTTCGACCGGCACCTCGCGGATGCGGCCGTCCGTGCGGGAGCCGTTCTCTCATCGGATACGAAGTTCCTCGGCCGGGAAGGCCGCCGGGTCGCCACCAGCCTGGGCGAGGTCGAGGCAGATGTCGTGGTCGCCGCGGACGGCCCTCTCTCCTCGGTCTGCCGCTCGGCGGGGATGGAGCATAGCGCCGTGCTCGCCCCTGCCGCCACCTGTCGGGTCGATGGGGAGTTCGGCGACCGCCTGCGGCTCTTCTTCGGAAACCGGATTGCCCCGGGAGGGTATGCGTGGGTCTTCCCGAAACGGGGGTGCGCAAACGTCGGGCTTGGCGTGCAGAGACCGGCGCCGCCGGTCCCTGTTCTTCTCAAATCGTTCCTCTCGCAGAGGGGGTTTGCCGCCGGGGATATTCAGGCCGGTTTCGTGCCTGTCTCCGGGCCGATCCCGGAGACGGTTCGGGGGAACGTCCTCGCCGTCGGCGATGCCGCGGGCCACGTCGTCGCGTCCAACGGGGGCGGCATTGCGACCGCGATGATCTGCGGGAGAATCGCCGGGCTTGCAGTGGCTGACCACCTGTTACGGGGCGAGCCCCTCCGCGCTTATGAGCGGGAGTGGCGCTCTGCGATGGGCAGGGAACTTCTTGCCGCCGCAAGAACGAAGAGGATAGCCGACCGGATTCTCGGCTCGGATCTTCTGCTTGAGCGGATGATGGGCCTGCTTGGGAGCCGCGGCATCAGGAACGTGATCGTCTTTGGGGGACGCCTGCGGCGACCTTGCAGGGCGTAA
- a CDS encoding YbhB/YbcL family Raf kinase inhibitor-like protein — MKTILPVIALLLLASLAAGCTEGGGNRTSPLTAAPALEVRSDAFANGTSIPVRYTCDGEDVSPPLSWSSVPDGAESLVLIADDPDAPGGTFTHWIAYNISAAESSLAEGLPRGQNLPGGLHQGNNSFGTAGYGGPCPPPGPAHHYVFRLYALNRSPDLPGAVNRSTLETEMSGHIVAEGVLVGTYRR; from the coding sequence ATGAAGACCATACTGCCTGTAATCGCCCTGCTCCTGCTTGCAAGCCTCGCCGCGGGCTGCACTGAGGGTGGGGGAAACCGGACTTCCCCGCTTACGGCGGCGCCTGCGCTGGAGGTGAGGTCGGACGCCTTTGCAAACGGCACATCGATTCCCGTTCGGTACACCTGCGACGGAGAGGATGTATCCCCGCCGCTCTCCTGGAGCAGCGTTCCCGACGGCGCGGAGAGCCTTGTCCTGATCGCGGACGACCCCGACGCACCGGGAGGGACCTTCACCCACTGGATCGCCTACAACATCTCTGCGGCAGAGAGCAGCCTCGCTGAAGGACTGCCGCGTGGGCAAAATCTCCCCGGCGGTCTGCACCAAGGGAACAACAGTTTCGGTACCGCAGGTTACGGCGGACCTTGTCCTCCCCCCGGACCGGCGCACCACTATGTCTTCCGCCTGTACGCCCTTAATCGGAGCCCGGACCTCCCGGGGGCCGTCAACCGGAGTACCCTTGAGACGGAGATGAGCGGGCACATCGTCGCCGAAGGGGTGCTTGTCGGGACATACCGCCGGTGA
- a CDS encoding glycosyltransferase yields MKTATRISLFTATLMMLMILAFFRDLHLIFTGSGWSLVARALSLLLVAVALFGVIQFVSYADHLLRSLYAYPERPVTPRVEGSGCRVAVFIPVYNEEPDIVEPCVRACTAIAYPDVCVYLLDDSTDAQKQTAMQEICRRYHLRYVHRGHRRGFKAGAINHALTLLEGDTPYLLVLDADQIVKPTILSDLVPILEADPAASFIQTPQFFRSEPNDPISVTFSYQQHIYNKHVCRGLSVNHTAMLTGSNCIFRVGHLAAIGGMDETCIAEDIATAFAFHLRGCRGIFLDTVYAEGVAPPNLAAYFTQQLRWAYGNTQLLGTILRKLVKHPRYMLPMQWLEFVVIVSIYLLGGVNVMLFLLPVATLLFGIPILPVWLPPVFAVVLAVVIAIQVVISVRERQYSLRDLALSQAIFNTLAFVYARAIWYAVSGKKLPFVVTPKVASRPAGRSRVRITPVLLVIAAVMVSMLAGIMRLVSEGLDAGMAIPLFWASYTLIVLSSFLVVWRRDGEGASGDGTG; encoded by the coding sequence ATGAAGACGGCAACACGTATCTCACTCTTTACCGCTACGCTCATGATGCTGATGATACTCGCCTTCTTCCGCGATCTTCACCTCATCTTTACCGGTTCCGGATGGAGCCTCGTTGCGAGAGCGCTCTCTCTTCTCCTGGTCGCCGTCGCACTCTTCGGGGTGATCCAGTTCGTGAGCTACGCCGACCACCTCCTGCGGTCGCTCTATGCTTACCCCGAACGCCCCGTGACGCCGCGAGTGGAGGGATCCGGCTGCCGTGTCGCGGTATTCATCCCGGTCTACAACGAGGAGCCCGATATAGTCGAGCCCTGCGTTCGGGCATGCACGGCGATCGCCTACCCGGATGTCTGCGTCTACCTCCTCGACGACTCCACCGACGCGCAAAAACAGACGGCGATGCAGGAGATCTGCCGCCGGTATCACCTCCGCTACGTCCACCGCGGCCACCGCCGGGGCTTCAAGGCGGGAGCGATCAACCATGCCCTCACCCTCCTTGAGGGTGACACCCCCTATCTTCTGGTGCTCGACGCCGACCAAATAGTGAAGCCGACGATCCTCTCCGATCTCGTCCCGATCCTTGAGGCCGACCCCGCCGCGTCCTTCATCCAGACCCCGCAGTTCTTCCGGTCGGAACCAAACGACCCGATAAGCGTCACGTTCTCATACCAACAGCATATCTACAACAAGCACGTCTGCAGGGGACTCTCCGTCAACCATACCGCCATGCTGACCGGTTCAAACTGTATCTTCCGGGTGGGCCACCTCGCCGCCATCGGGGGAATGGACGAGACGTGCATCGCCGAGGATATCGCCACCGCCTTTGCGTTCCATCTCCGTGGATGCCGGGGGATCTTCCTTGATACCGTATACGCGGAAGGCGTCGCGCCGCCGAACCTCGCGGCCTACTTCACGCAGCAACTCCGCTGGGCATACGGAAACACCCAACTCCTCGGGACAATCCTCCGGAAACTCGTGAAGCACCCCCGGTACATGCTCCCGATGCAGTGGCTTGAGTTTGTCGTGATCGTCTCGATTTACCTGCTCGGGGGGGTGAATGTGATGCTCTTCCTCCTCCCCGTCGCCACGTTGCTCTTCGGCATCCCCATCCTTCCGGTATGGCTCCCTCCGGTCTTTGCCGTGGTGCTGGCCGTGGTGATCGCCATCCAAGTCGTCATCAGCGTTCGCGAGCGGCAGTACTCCCTGCGCGACCTCGCTCTCTCGCAGGCGATCTTCAACACCCTTGCCTTTGTCTACGCCCGGGCTATCTGGTATGCCGTCTCCGGAAAGAAGTTGCCGTTCGTCGTGACGCCGAAAGTGGCGTCCCGGCCGGCCGGCCGGTCCCGCGTCAGGATAACGCCGGTCCTCCTCGTGATTGCGGCTGTCATGGTCTCGATGCTTGCCGGGATCATGCGGCTCGTATCCGAAGGATTGGATGCCGGTATGGCAATCCCGCTCTTCTGGGCCTCGTATACGTTGATCGTCCTCTCTTCGTTCTTGGTGGTCTGGAGGAGGGACGGGGAGGGGGCGTCGGGGGACGGTACGGGTTGA
- a CDS encoding sensor histidine kinase, translating to MSIADPISAKPGQTFQILDEPGVGIIVLDRDLQATWVNAYAADILSVSKEEILGLDARRILDRYLVPLLQESKTAQRLLAAVRDGTELSGLDLSVRNVRGEERQLVYSSRKLEQEPFAGMWVLRMRNVASREVPRVHEEKDQIRGLRALRRISRLIDTGGIPQGDLFRDLARALPSGFHRPERIGIRITHGDAVYGHRYREAPQTIAVDIKVDRQTVGCIEAVYLSESAPGPENAFLADERYLLQVTADMLGRAIGRGNEEQYRSFVRNFRGIAYQATVDLEPIFFRGAVEAITGYTESEFLAGAVRWDAVVHPDDVPRLRESNDRLQTVPGSSADRVYRIVRKDGTTGWIRDFGQNICGEDGRPALIQGTIHDMTDREQTNEGLLSSNRQLQALNQIMGVSASSLSLDELLEASLAKTLDLLDFDVGLTYLLNPDRTLALTRYHHAVPKSYLARNRAIKVHHWPWNFVFVAGQPRYLELQSKPGTVEEEILSSLGVSALACIPILAESVVVGALFVGSSARGGLRDEERHLLEAIGREIGSGFLRSMLHKRLEAAHRETNLYLDIMTHDIKNAGNVASLYCDLLIDMLEEDAATYAKKLRESVRKSTGILQNVSTIRRIHQEPPDLKPVHLSHVIRTELDRIPEANVFFEDTTAEVWADDLLPEVLTNLIRNAVKFGGPDVEITIRVRDCPEEDHTIVVTVEDTGPGIPDEMKEIIFHRFEQGKSRGCGDGLGLYIVGMLIERYGGRIWAEDRVSGRPDLGASFRFTLREVVHTGTDGYEE from the coding sequence ATGAGCATAGCGGACCCGATATCCGCCAAACCAGGGCAGACGTTTCAGATCCTTGACGAACCCGGCGTAGGAATCATTGTGCTCGATCGGGATCTGCAGGCAACCTGGGTAAACGCCTACGCCGCAGATATCTTATCGGTCTCCAAGGAGGAGATTCTGGGACTCGATGCCCGCCGAATCCTCGACAGATACCTAGTACCGCTCCTGCAGGAGAGCAAGACCGCCCAAAGACTCCTCGCCGCGGTGCGTGACGGGACCGAGTTGTCCGGCCTCGACCTCTCGGTGCGGAACGTCCGCGGGGAGGAACGGCAACTTGTCTACTCCAGCCGGAAACTTGAGCAGGAGCCGTTTGCAGGGATGTGGGTGCTCCGCATGCGCAACGTCGCCAGCCGGGAAGTTCCCCGGGTTCACGAGGAGAAGGACCAGATACGGGGGCTCCGCGCGTTGCGCAGGATCTCTCGGTTGATCGACACCGGCGGTATCCCCCAAGGGGACCTCTTCCGCGACCTCGCCCGGGCCCTCCCCTCCGGGTTCCATCGTCCCGAACGGATAGGAATCCGCATCACGCACGGCGATGCGGTATACGGCCATCGCTATCGGGAGGCGCCGCAGACGATTGCCGTCGATATCAAGGTGGATAGGCAGACGGTGGGATGCATAGAGGCCGTCTACCTCTCGGAATCCGCACCCGGCCCGGAGAATGCCTTCCTCGCCGACGAGCGCTACCTCCTGCAGGTTACGGCGGATATGCTCGGCAGGGCCATCGGTAGGGGGAATGAGGAGCAGTACCGTTCGTTCGTCCGGAACTTTCGGGGTATTGCGTATCAGGCGACGGTGGACTTAGAGCCCATCTTCTTCCGCGGTGCGGTCGAGGCGATCACCGGGTACACCGAGAGCGAGTTCCTTGCCGGGGCCGTACGCTGGGATGCGGTCGTGCACCCCGACGACGTTCCCCGCCTCAGAGAGAGCAACGACCGCCTGCAGACGGTTCCGGGCAGCTCCGCCGATCGGGTGTACCGGATCGTGCGAAAAGACGGTACGACCGGGTGGATCCGGGACTTTGGCCAGAACATCTGCGGCGAGGACGGTAGGCCCGCCCTCATTCAAGGCACCATCCACGATATGACGGACCGGGAACAGACAAATGAAGGGTTACTCTCCTCGAATAGGCAGCTCCAGGCGCTCAACCAGATCATGGGGGTATCGGCATCGTCCCTCTCGCTCGACGAGCTGCTCGAGGCATCGCTCGCAAAGACCCTGGACCTGCTCGACTTCGACGTGGGGCTGACCTACCTGCTCAACCCTGATAGGACACTGGCACTCACGCGCTACCACCACGCCGTCCCGAAGAGTTATCTCGCCCGCAACAGGGCGATAAAGGTCCACCACTGGCCATGGAACTTTGTTTTCGTCGCCGGACAGCCGCGCTACCTTGAACTGCAGAGCAAGCCGGGTACGGTCGAGGAAGAGATCCTCTCGTCGCTCGGAGTATCCGCCCTTGCCTGCATTCCGATCCTTGCAGAGTCGGTCGTTGTCGGCGCGCTCTTTGTCGGGAGCAGTGCGAGAGGAGGCCTTCGAGACGAGGAGCGTCACCTTCTCGAAGCGATCGGGAGAGAGATCGGTTCGGGTTTCCTCCGGAGCATGCTCCACAAACGACTGGAGGCGGCCCACCGCGAGACGAACCTCTACCTGGACATCATGACCCACGACATCAAGAACGCGGGGAACGTCGCGAGCCTCTACTGCGACCTCCTGATCGATATGCTGGAGGAAGACGCCGCAACGTATGCAAAGAAACTCAGGGAGAGCGTCAGGAAGAGCACCGGCATCCTCCAGAACGTCTCGACCATCCGCCGGATTCATCAGGAACCGCCCGACCTCAAACCGGTCCACCTCAGCCACGTGATCAGAACCGAACTCGACCGCATCCCGGAAGCGAATGTCTTTTTTGAGGATACCACGGCGGAGGTCTGGGCGGACGACCTGCTCCCCGAGGTCCTTACAAACCTCATTAGGAACGCCGTCAAGTTCGGCGGACCGGACGTCGAGATCACGATCCGGGTGCGGGACTGCCCCGAGGAAGACCACACGATCGTGGTGACCGTGGAGGATACCGGTCCCGGCATCCCCGACGAGATGAAAGAAATAATTTTTCACAGGTTCGAGCAGGGCAAGAGCCGGGGGTGCGGGGATGGGCTCGGCCTATACATCGTCGGGATGCTGATCGAGCGCTACGGCGGCCGAATATGGGCTGAAGACCGTGTCTCGGGGAGACCGGACCTCGGGGCATCGTTCCGGTTCACGCTGCGGGAAGTGGTGCATACGGGAACCGACGGTTATGAGGAGTGA
- a CDS encoding superoxide dismutase, producing MMLMAVQKMATTSLKKYELPPLPYAPDALEPHISKEQLSLHHDKHHQAYVTGANANLEKLEKARQEGTDVDMKALLKELSFNIGGHILHTLFWPNMAPAGKGGGGTPGGALADLIDREWGTFDRFKAEFTKTAASVEGSGWAALAYCTMTDRPMIMQIEKHNNNVYPTFQILMVLDVWEHAYYIDHKNNRGQFIDAFWNVVNWDTVNRRLENL from the coding sequence ATGATGCTTATGGCTGTACAGAAGATGGCAACCACATCGTTGAAGAAGTATGAACTGCCGCCCCTGCCCTATGCGCCCGATGCCCTCGAACCGCATATCTCAAAGGAGCAACTCTCCCTGCACCACGATAAGCACCACCAGGCTTACGTGACCGGGGCGAACGCGAACCTCGAAAAACTAGAAAAGGCACGGCAGGAAGGCACTGACGTCGATATGAAAGCGCTCTTGAAGGAACTTTCGTTCAACATCGGCGGCCACATCCTGCACACCCTCTTCTGGCCGAACATGGCGCCGGCCGGCAAGGGTGGCGGCGGAACCCCCGGCGGCGCCCTCGCGGACCTGATCGACCGGGAGTGGGGAACGTTTGACCGGTTCAAGGCCGAGTTCACAAAGACCGCCGCGAGCGTCGAGGGGTCCGGCTGGGCGGCACTGGCGTACTGCACCATGACCGACCGCCCGATGATCATGCAGATCGAGAAGCACAACAACAACGTCTACCCCACATTCCAGATCCTGATGGTGCTCGATGTCTGGGAGCACGCCTACTACATCGACCACAAGAACAACCGGGGCCAGTTCATCGACGCTTTCTGGAACGTCGTGAACTGGGATACGGTGAACCGGCGGCTGGAAAACCTCTGA
- a CDS encoding MBL fold metallo-hydrolase — MPSIPTRYLLCFALCACIIAAGCSAPGGQPEIASDLPGADLVVHFIDVGQGDSVLVEFRDKTMLIDAGERNAGERVVAYLRAHDVGELDVVVATHAHSDHIGGLGDVISAFPVGRFVDSGQPHPTATYENLLALVEERGIPYTVAERGQTIALDPDLEILVENPGPQPLGDINEDSVVLKVTYGGVSYLFTGDAGRPAEESMMESGLNLDADVLKVGHHASRYASSAEFLTAVSPEISVVFVGEGNDYGHPHEEALKRLQAVGSRIYRTDRDGTVVVATDGRTLAVTTGGAPTVMTTPVGPPPATTAPSSGGVSVTGLDLRDEAVTISNAEPAAVNLTGWTVTDEGARNTYTFPVFVLAPGADVTLHTGPGNDTATDLYWGREAPVWNNDGDLATLADPSGRVASTMER; from the coding sequence ATGCCATCCATTCCTACACGATACCTGCTCTGCTTTGCACTCTGTGCCTGCATCATCGCCGCGGGATGCTCCGCCCCCGGCGGGCAGCCGGAGATAGCCTCCGACCTTCCCGGCGCGGACCTTGTCGTCCACTTCATCGACGTCGGGCAGGGCGATTCGGTCCTGGTAGAGTTCCGCGATAAGACCATGCTCATCGATGCCGGCGAGCGTAATGCCGGGGAACGTGTCGTTGCGTATCTTCGGGCACACGACGTTGGGGAACTCGATGTTGTGGTGGCGACGCACGCGCACTCCGACCATATCGGCGGCCTCGGCGACGTCATCTCGGCCTTCCCGGTCGGCCGGTTCGTCGATTCCGGGCAGCCTCACCCCACGGCGACCTACGAGAACCTGCTTGCCCTGGTCGAGGAGCGGGGGATCCCCTACACGGTGGCCGAGCGCGGGCAGACGATTGCCCTCGACCCGGACCTTGAGATTCTGGTCGAAAACCCGGGCCCGCAGCCGCTGGGCGATATAAACGAGGATTCGGTCGTCCTGAAGGTGACATACGGGGGCGTCTCCTATCTCTTCACGGGCGATGCCGGAAGACCGGCGGAGGAGAGTATGATGGAGTCCGGGCTCAACCTCGACGCCGACGTCCTGAAGGTCGGCCACCACGCGAGCCGGTATGCATCCTCGGCCGAGTTCCTAACCGCGGTCAGCCCTGAGATCAGCGTCGTCTTCGTCGGCGAGGGGAACGACTACGGTCACCCACACGAGGAAGCGCTTAAACGCCTGCAGGCGGTCGGTTCGCGCATCTACCGGACCGACCGCGACGGCACCGTCGTCGTCGCCACCGACGGGAGGACGCTTGCCGTCACGACCGGCGGTGCCCCGACGGTCATGACGACCCCGGTCGGGCCGCCGCCGGCCACGACCGCCCCCTCCTCCGGCGGGGTCTCCGTCACCGGCCTCGACCTCCGGGACGAAGCGGTCACCATCTCAAACGCCGAACCGGCTGCGGTCAACCTCACCGGCTGGACCGTCACCGACGAGGGGGCTCGGAACACCTACACCTTCCCGGTCTTTGTCCTCGCGCCGGGCGCCGATGTCACACTCCATACCGGCCCCGGCAACGATACCGCGACCGATCTCTACTGGGGCCGGGAGGCCCCGGTCTGGAACAACGACGGCGACCTCGCCACGCTTGCCGACCCAAGCGGCAGGGTCGCGAGCACCATGGAGCGGTGA